Genomic window (Helicobacter pylori):
TAGAAACCAAACCCCCAAAAATCCCTATGAGTCTTTTAATTTCTAAACAATTATTAAAAATTGGAGATTTTTTATACTCATCTAACAAAGAAAAAATTTGTCAAGTTTTAGAAAACGGACAAGTGAGGGATAATGAAAATTATGAAACTTCTATTCATAAGATGAGCGCTAAATATTTGAATAAAACCAACCATAATGGCTGGAAATTTTTTTATGCGTATTACCAAAATCAATTTTTATTGCTAGATGAATTGCGCTATATCTGCCAAAAGGAGTTTTAATGGATTATCAAACCTTTAACGAGATTTTTAATCGTTTTGTCTTTGGAACATCTAAAGCGAAATTACTTGAAAATATTGCTGAAAACCCTGAACGCTATTTGGGGATTTTTAGACCCACTAAACCCAAAACAAAACTATTACAAAATTTATTGACTTCCCATGAGATTAAGTTTGGCGATGCGTTTGAATATTTAATAGAAGAGTATTTAAAAGAGCATAACTTTTCGCCTTTATCTAAAAAAATTCCTTATTATAATAAGGGTAAAGAAAAAATGGAATCTTTAGAATTAGATCAGTTTGCTAAAAAAGATAACACATATTATTTTATAGAACAAAAAATGCGAGATGACCATGACAGCACCAAAAAGAGAGGGCAAATAGATAACTTTGAAAGAAAATTAGAGGCTTTAATCCATCATTATGGCGAAAACATTCAAGGCTATTTTTACTTTATAGATGAGAGTTTGAATAAAAATCAAAATTA
Coding sequences:
- a CDS encoding HpyAIV family type II restriction enzyme gives rise to the protein MDYQTFNEIFNRFVFGTSKAKLLENIAENPERYLGIFRPTKPKTKLLQNLLTSHEIKFGDAFEYLIEEYLKEHNFSPLSKKIPYYNKGKEKMESLELDQFAKKDNTYYFIEQKMRDDHDSTKKRGQIDNFERKLEALIHHYGENIQGYFYFIDESLNKNQNYYKEELQKLSVGYGVPLKLCYGKELFEKLNILQVWAEVLNHLARWRETLPDLPSLNFDENPLESFEEIKDLAPSVYRKLLDNDGIFNLVLILFPEQKVLKMLIEYFKQQNKTIYQQLASKLEEKLLSLR